The following coding sequences are from one Syngnathus acus chromosome 12, fSynAcu1.2, whole genome shotgun sequence window:
- the ghrb gene encoding growth hormone receptor b isoform X1 has translation MHIADVLFREDSIMWAILSNEHTCHMFPSQINIMAAGFFLFLHCITASALESGSVQDSPIKYPHLTDCVSANMETFYCRWDVGTLQNISKPEDVRLFYIIKLPLSTYSKEWSECPHYSTERFNECFFNENHTSVWIDYTIQLRSRDQTILYDEKRFNVEDIVQPDPPLGLNWTLLNMSLTGNFYDIMLSWEPPPSADVKMGWMTLQYEIQHRKVNSERWDTAEPVKTTHCSLYGLQSNVNYEVRVRCKKLGEKKFGGFSDSIFVHATSEVSRFPLLALLIFGTLCLVAVLMLVILSQQQKLMVILLPPVPGPKIRGIDPELLKKGKIKELTSVLGCPPDLRPELYTNDPWVEFIDLDFEEQGDKLTNLDTVFLMDRSLFSNCSNLSIGFRDDDSGHASCCDPDLTNDAETSHLNSLATNQIRNRDPATTSGPCSISPSTTAGDLPSEDPVRQALYTQVSEIRPSGKVLLSPEDEMEKNTVNDAEEIKTAEKKEDKNTFQLRGIYSSEVNAVKTSPSLPVCNFNDLCSTGEDLSLITCSSSENYQNPSRESFPNPTSHLPPTPVYTVVEDVDRQNSLVLTPNSIPTPQLAISKDMPTPDGYLTPDLLGNITP, from the exons ACTCACCCATTAAGTACCCACATCTCACTGACTGTGTGTCTGCCAACATGGAGACTTTCTACTGCAGATGGGATGTTGGTACGTTGCAGAACATCTCCAAGCCAGAAGATGTGCGCTTATTCTACATTATCAAATT ACCCCTGTCCACATATTCTAAAGAGTGGAGCGAGTGTCCTCATTACTCCACAGAGAGGTTCAACGAGTGTTTCTTCAATGAAAACCATACTTCTGTCTGGATAGATTACACCATTCAGCTCCGCTCAAGAGATCAAACTATCCTCTATGATGAGAAACGCTTTAATGTTGAGGACATTG TGCAACCTGATCCGCCTCTCGGGCTGAACTGGACATTGCTGAATATGAGTTTGACTGGCAACTTCTATGATATCATGCTCAGTTGGGAGCCGCCTCCATCTGCAGATGTGAAGATGGGATGGATGACATTGCAGTATGAGATCCAACACCGCAAAGTCAATTCTGAACGCTGGGATACG GCGGAGCCTGTAAAAACCACACATTGTTCCCTGTATGGGCTTCAAAGTAATGTAAATTATGAAGTTCGGGTTCGCTGCAAAAAGCTCGGCGAGAAGAAGTTCGGAGGGTTCAGTGATTCTATATTTGTCCACGCCACATCTGAAG TATCGAGATTTCCTTTGTTGGCTTTACTCATCTTTGGCACCTTGTGCTTGGTAGCCGTCCTGATGTTGGTCATCTTATCGCAGCAGCAAAA ATTGATGGTCATTCTTCTCCCACCTGTTCCTGGACCTAAAATAAGAGGAATTGACCCTGAGCTACTCAAG AAGGGGAAGATAAAGGAGTTGACATCCGTCCTGGGCTGTCCTCCTGATCTGAGACCAGAGCTGTACACCAATGACCCCTGGGTGGAATTCATCGATCTGGACTTTGAGGAACAGGGCGACAAACTAACAAACCTGGACACGGTGTTTCTCATGGATCGATCTCTGTTTTCCAACTGTTCAAATCTTTCCATCGGTTTCAGGGATGATGACTCAGGTCATGCAAGCTGCTGTGATCCTGATCTTACCAATGATGCAGAAACATCACATTTGAATTCTCTTGCCACAAACCAAATCCGCAATAGAGATCCGGCTACTACTTCTGGACCTTGCTCTATAAGCCCAAGCACCACAGCAGGAGATCTTCCTTCAGAAGACCCTGTCAGGCAGGCTTTGTATACACAGGTAAGCGAGATTAGGCCATCTGGGAAAGTCCTGTTGTCTCCTGAGGAtgagatggagaaaaacaCAGTCAACGATgctgaagaaatcaaaacggcagaaaaaaaggaggacaAGAACActtttcagctccgtggaatATATAGCTCGGAGGTCAATGCAGTAAAAACGAGCCCATCTTTGCCCGTATGCAATTTCAATGACTTATGTTCAACTGGTGAGGACTTGAGTTTGATCACATGTTCATCATCGGAGAACTACCAAAACCCTTCCCGTGAATCATTTCCAAATCCCACATCCCACCTTCCCCCAACTCCTGTTTATACCGTAGTAGAGGATGTCGATAGACAAAACAGCCTCGTACTAACGCCAAATTCAATACCTACCCCGCAGCTGGCAATCTCAAAGGACATGCCGACACCTGATGGCTACCTGACCCCAGACCTTTTGGGAAATATTACACCATAA
- the ghrb gene encoding growth hormone receptor b isoform X2 — protein sequence MESRGCETLVFHFSAINIMAAGFFLFLHCITASALESGSVQDSPIKYPHLTDCVSANMETFYCRWDVGTLQNISKPEDVRLFYIIKLPLSTYSKEWSECPHYSTERFNECFFNENHTSVWIDYTIQLRSRDQTILYDEKRFNVEDIVQPDPPLGLNWTLLNMSLTGNFYDIMLSWEPPPSADVKMGWMTLQYEIQHRKVNSERWDTAEPVKTTHCSLYGLQSNVNYEVRVRCKKLGEKKFGGFSDSIFVHATSEVSRFPLLALLIFGTLCLVAVLMLVILSQQQKLMVILLPPVPGPKIRGIDPELLKKGKIKELTSVLGCPPDLRPELYTNDPWVEFIDLDFEEQGDKLTNLDTVFLMDRSLFSNCSNLSIGFRDDDSGHASCCDPDLTNDAETSHLNSLATNQIRNRDPATTSGPCSISPSTTAGDLPSEDPVRQALYTQVSEIRPSGKVLLSPEDEMEKNTVNDAEEIKTAEKKEDKNTFQLRGIYSSEVNAVKTSPSLPVCNFNDLCSTGEDLSLITCSSSENYQNPSRESFPNPTSHLPPTPVYTVVEDVDRQNSLVLTPNSIPTPQLAISKDMPTPDGYLTPDLLGNITP from the exons ACTCACCCATTAAGTACCCACATCTCACTGACTGTGTGTCTGCCAACATGGAGACTTTCTACTGCAGATGGGATGTTGGTACGTTGCAGAACATCTCCAAGCCAGAAGATGTGCGCTTATTCTACATTATCAAATT ACCCCTGTCCACATATTCTAAAGAGTGGAGCGAGTGTCCTCATTACTCCACAGAGAGGTTCAACGAGTGTTTCTTCAATGAAAACCATACTTCTGTCTGGATAGATTACACCATTCAGCTCCGCTCAAGAGATCAAACTATCCTCTATGATGAGAAACGCTTTAATGTTGAGGACATTG TGCAACCTGATCCGCCTCTCGGGCTGAACTGGACATTGCTGAATATGAGTTTGACTGGCAACTTCTATGATATCATGCTCAGTTGGGAGCCGCCTCCATCTGCAGATGTGAAGATGGGATGGATGACATTGCAGTATGAGATCCAACACCGCAAAGTCAATTCTGAACGCTGGGATACG GCGGAGCCTGTAAAAACCACACATTGTTCCCTGTATGGGCTTCAAAGTAATGTAAATTATGAAGTTCGGGTTCGCTGCAAAAAGCTCGGCGAGAAGAAGTTCGGAGGGTTCAGTGATTCTATATTTGTCCACGCCACATCTGAAG TATCGAGATTTCCTTTGTTGGCTTTACTCATCTTTGGCACCTTGTGCTTGGTAGCCGTCCTGATGTTGGTCATCTTATCGCAGCAGCAAAA ATTGATGGTCATTCTTCTCCCACCTGTTCCTGGACCTAAAATAAGAGGAATTGACCCTGAGCTACTCAAG AAGGGGAAGATAAAGGAGTTGACATCCGTCCTGGGCTGTCCTCCTGATCTGAGACCAGAGCTGTACACCAATGACCCCTGGGTGGAATTCATCGATCTGGACTTTGAGGAACAGGGCGACAAACTAACAAACCTGGACACGGTGTTTCTCATGGATCGATCTCTGTTTTCCAACTGTTCAAATCTTTCCATCGGTTTCAGGGATGATGACTCAGGTCATGCAAGCTGCTGTGATCCTGATCTTACCAATGATGCAGAAACATCACATTTGAATTCTCTTGCCACAAACCAAATCCGCAATAGAGATCCGGCTACTACTTCTGGACCTTGCTCTATAAGCCCAAGCACCACAGCAGGAGATCTTCCTTCAGAAGACCCTGTCAGGCAGGCTTTGTATACACAGGTAAGCGAGATTAGGCCATCTGGGAAAGTCCTGTTGTCTCCTGAGGAtgagatggagaaaaacaCAGTCAACGATgctgaagaaatcaaaacggcagaaaaaaaggaggacaAGAACActtttcagctccgtggaatATATAGCTCGGAGGTCAATGCAGTAAAAACGAGCCCATCTTTGCCCGTATGCAATTTCAATGACTTATGTTCAACTGGTGAGGACTTGAGTTTGATCACATGTTCATCATCGGAGAACTACCAAAACCCTTCCCGTGAATCATTTCCAAATCCCACATCCCACCTTCCCCCAACTCCTGTTTATACCGTAGTAGAGGATGTCGATAGACAAAACAGCCTCGTACTAACGCCAAATTCAATACCTACCCCGCAGCTGGCAATCTCAAAGGACATGCCGACACCTGATGGCTACCTGACCCCAGACCTTTTGGGAAATATTACACCATAA
- the ghrb gene encoding growth hormone receptor b isoform X3, whose product MAAGFFLFLHCITASALESGSVQDSPIKYPHLTDCVSANMETFYCRWDVGTLQNISKPEDVRLFYIIKLPLSTYSKEWSECPHYSTERFNECFFNENHTSVWIDYTIQLRSRDQTILYDEKRFNVEDIVQPDPPLGLNWTLLNMSLTGNFYDIMLSWEPPPSADVKMGWMTLQYEIQHRKVNSERWDTAEPVKTTHCSLYGLQSNVNYEVRVRCKKLGEKKFGGFSDSIFVHATSEVSRFPLLALLIFGTLCLVAVLMLVILSQQQKLMVILLPPVPGPKIRGIDPELLKKGKIKELTSVLGCPPDLRPELYTNDPWVEFIDLDFEEQGDKLTNLDTVFLMDRSLFSNCSNLSIGFRDDDSGHASCCDPDLTNDAETSHLNSLATNQIRNRDPATTSGPCSISPSTTAGDLPSEDPVRQALYTQVSEIRPSGKVLLSPEDEMEKNTVNDAEEIKTAEKKEDKNTFQLRGIYSSEVNAVKTSPSLPVCNFNDLCSTGEDLSLITCSSSENYQNPSRESFPNPTSHLPPTPVYTVVEDVDRQNSLVLTPNSIPTPQLAISKDMPTPDGYLTPDLLGNITP is encoded by the exons ACTCACCCATTAAGTACCCACATCTCACTGACTGTGTGTCTGCCAACATGGAGACTTTCTACTGCAGATGGGATGTTGGTACGTTGCAGAACATCTCCAAGCCAGAAGATGTGCGCTTATTCTACATTATCAAATT ACCCCTGTCCACATATTCTAAAGAGTGGAGCGAGTGTCCTCATTACTCCACAGAGAGGTTCAACGAGTGTTTCTTCAATGAAAACCATACTTCTGTCTGGATAGATTACACCATTCAGCTCCGCTCAAGAGATCAAACTATCCTCTATGATGAGAAACGCTTTAATGTTGAGGACATTG TGCAACCTGATCCGCCTCTCGGGCTGAACTGGACATTGCTGAATATGAGTTTGACTGGCAACTTCTATGATATCATGCTCAGTTGGGAGCCGCCTCCATCTGCAGATGTGAAGATGGGATGGATGACATTGCAGTATGAGATCCAACACCGCAAAGTCAATTCTGAACGCTGGGATACG GCGGAGCCTGTAAAAACCACACATTGTTCCCTGTATGGGCTTCAAAGTAATGTAAATTATGAAGTTCGGGTTCGCTGCAAAAAGCTCGGCGAGAAGAAGTTCGGAGGGTTCAGTGATTCTATATTTGTCCACGCCACATCTGAAG TATCGAGATTTCCTTTGTTGGCTTTACTCATCTTTGGCACCTTGTGCTTGGTAGCCGTCCTGATGTTGGTCATCTTATCGCAGCAGCAAAA ATTGATGGTCATTCTTCTCCCACCTGTTCCTGGACCTAAAATAAGAGGAATTGACCCTGAGCTACTCAAG AAGGGGAAGATAAAGGAGTTGACATCCGTCCTGGGCTGTCCTCCTGATCTGAGACCAGAGCTGTACACCAATGACCCCTGGGTGGAATTCATCGATCTGGACTTTGAGGAACAGGGCGACAAACTAACAAACCTGGACACGGTGTTTCTCATGGATCGATCTCTGTTTTCCAACTGTTCAAATCTTTCCATCGGTTTCAGGGATGATGACTCAGGTCATGCAAGCTGCTGTGATCCTGATCTTACCAATGATGCAGAAACATCACATTTGAATTCTCTTGCCACAAACCAAATCCGCAATAGAGATCCGGCTACTACTTCTGGACCTTGCTCTATAAGCCCAAGCACCACAGCAGGAGATCTTCCTTCAGAAGACCCTGTCAGGCAGGCTTTGTATACACAGGTAAGCGAGATTAGGCCATCTGGGAAAGTCCTGTTGTCTCCTGAGGAtgagatggagaaaaacaCAGTCAACGATgctgaagaaatcaaaacggcagaaaaaaaggaggacaAGAACActtttcagctccgtggaatATATAGCTCGGAGGTCAATGCAGTAAAAACGAGCCCATCTTTGCCCGTATGCAATTTCAATGACTTATGTTCAACTGGTGAGGACTTGAGTTTGATCACATGTTCATCATCGGAGAACTACCAAAACCCTTCCCGTGAATCATTTCCAAATCCCACATCCCACCTTCCCCCAACTCCTGTTTATACCGTAGTAGAGGATGTCGATAGACAAAACAGCCTCGTACTAACGCCAAATTCAATACCTACCCCGCAGCTGGCAATCTCAAAGGACATGCCGACACCTGATGGCTACCTGACCCCAGACCTTTTGGGAAATATTACACCATAA